One Acidobacteriota bacterium DNA window includes the following coding sequences:
- a CDS encoding ABC transporter permease, with amino-acid sequence MHFIEAIKLAFDSIHSHKLRSFLTLLGVIFGVATVIIVVSLIEGFNKYVDEKIANIGTNAFTVQKFSIEDFSSLENYEAARRHNKDVTMDDLAVLREHIGEGAIKDVGAQEQEMVELKFGKESLIGVSLQAMTANMIEIQNKEIAEGRAFNPGEDASAQLVCFIGQDVADRFFPTSSPIGQKIKIDGRPFEVMGVAKALGSVFGQSRDKFVSIPMTTFLNIYGYRRSIQLFATSTSPETYEAAIDEARVVMRTRRKLSPNEKDTFGIITPSAVNNLREKIFGTIQVVAIGVTSIALVVGGIVIMNIMLVSVTERTREIGIRKSLGARRKDILRQFLVESTIQALAGGAVGVAIAWALGKLVSTLTPIPTALPMLAVAVALLVSGGVGLVAGVYPAWRAAGLDPVTAMRAD; translated from the coding sequence ATGCACTTCATCGAAGCGATCAAACTGGCATTTGATTCCATACACTCCCACAAACTCAGATCGTTTTTGACCCTGTTGGGCGTGATTTTCGGCGTGGCGACCGTGATCATCGTTGTTTCCCTGATCGAAGGGTTCAACAAATACGTGGACGAAAAAATCGCCAACATCGGCACGAACGCCTTCACGGTGCAGAAGTTTTCAATTGAAGATTTTTCCAGCCTGGAAAATTACGAGGCTGCGCGACGGCACAACAAAGACGTAACGATGGACGATCTGGCCGTGTTGCGCGAACACATCGGCGAAGGCGCAATCAAAGACGTGGGCGCGCAGGAACAGGAAATGGTTGAGCTGAAATTCGGCAAAGAATCGTTGATTGGCGTCAGTTTGCAGGCGATGACCGCCAATATGATTGAAATTCAGAACAAGGAAATTGCCGAAGGGCGTGCGTTTAATCCGGGTGAAGACGCGAGCGCACAGTTGGTCTGTTTCATCGGGCAGGATGTCGCCGACCGCTTTTTCCCGACCAGCAGCCCGATTGGGCAAAAGATCAAAATTGATGGTCGCCCATTTGAGGTCATGGGCGTCGCCAAAGCTCTTGGATCAGTCTTCGGCCAATCGCGCGATAAATTCGTTTCGATTCCGATGACAACTTTTCTGAACATTTATGGTTATCGCCGTTCGATTCAATTGTTCGCGACTTCGACCAGCCCGGAAACCTATGAAGCCGCGATTGACGAAGCTCGCGTTGTGATGCGGACCCGGCGCAAACTGTCTCCGAACGAAAAAGATACCTTCGGCATCATCACGCCCAGCGCGGTCAATAACCTTCGCGAAAAAATCTTCGGCACGATCCAGGTCGTCGCCATCGGCGTGACTTCCATCGCGTTGGTCGTCGGCGGCATTGTCATCATGAACATCATGCTGGTCAGCGTGACCGAACGAACTCGCGAAATCGGCATTCGTAAAAGTTTGGGCGCGCGACGAAAAGACATCCTGCGCCAGTTTCTGGTCGAATCCACGATTCAAGCGCTGGCAGGCGGAGCCGTCGGCGTCGCCATCGCCTGGGCCTTGGGGAAACTGGTTTCGACGCTGACGCCGATTCCGACGGCGCTGCCAATGCTGGCGGTCGCCGTGGCGCTGCTGGTTTCCGGTGGAGTTGGGTTGGTTGCCGGTGTGTACCCGGCTTGGCGCGCTGCCGGACTTGATCCCGTGACGGCAATGCGGGCAGATTGA
- a CDS encoding serine/threonine-protein kinase: MTSDQWKKLDALFHEALELQGEARTTHLAKVCANDEQLRAEAERLLAAHEREGSFIDSPIFAEAAERANDGNESPVGRSIGHYRVVSQLGRGGMGEVYLAEDGRLERKVALKVLPAAFTENRDRVQRFEREAKAASALNHPNILTIHEIGEVDGAHYIVSEFVEGETLRAMIERSKLSVSEAISIAEQVAGALSVAHRAGIIHRDIKPENVMVRPDGLVKVLDFGLAKLTERAATPAEVDSQAQILARLSTEPGVVMGTASYMSPEQARGQKVDHRTDIFSLGVMLYEMVAGCRPFVGTTTSETIAAILRDEPPPLTAHEPNTPRELERIIGKTLRKECEERYQIAKDLLFDLKSFQQESNSAAAGTAMERGATRSRLTISWLRLTLVASVALLAVIGGLLWWYFWRETPPPIGRSLPLTSDPGFELNPALSPDSKQVAFAWNGDKQDNFDIYIRQVGTHARAQLTKHPAEDLSPAWSPDGNTIAFLRRVDSTRNELLLISALGGTERRLAEVVIADGTRARLSALAWSPDGRWLAVADRATGDETEGLFLISAQTGEKRRLTGPPTNASHDAAPTFSPDGRTLMFTRISSVVATAEVFLLQLSADFAPVGDARPLKTSERFIRSPVWTPDGRSILFLAAPNLGFREQTQLRKIAASGAGVSEQVAVLEGAIEEMSLGRHLVFTRYSNETDIWRAEIPPPGRPPDQPQPFISSTRIDNQPKYSPDGKKIAFGSTRSGAPEIWVADADGSNPVPLTSFGGPLVGIKDWSPDSQRLVFHARPEGQADIFTIPASGGVPKRLTTDPADDTAPSYSRDGRWIYFNSARSGQYVVWKMPAAGGDAVKLTSVNSGTPVESFDGKTLYFQHLGPEGGIWKMPVEGGAAVQLTGPINQYAYAVGKEGIFYSPAPDATQKGSLQFFSFATGKTRTVVVADYPIGGLIGLSPDQRFLAFAQRGQYGRDLMLIENFVVR, encoded by the coding sequence ATGACGTCTGACCAATGGAAAAAACTGGATGCGCTATTCCACGAAGCGTTGGAGCTTCAGGGAGAAGCGCGTACAACGCATCTGGCAAAGGTCTGTGCCAACGACGAACAATTGCGCGCGGAGGCCGAGCGATTACTCGCCGCACACGAACGGGAAGGCAGCTTTATTGACTCGCCGATTTTTGCGGAAGCGGCAGAGCGAGCGAATGACGGCAATGAGTCTCCGGTTGGGCGCAGCATAGGCCATTACCGGGTTGTCAGCCAGCTTGGGCGCGGTGGGATGGGAGAGGTTTATCTGGCTGAAGACGGTCGGCTCGAACGCAAAGTCGCACTCAAAGTGCTGCCTGCTGCCTTCACTGAAAATCGAGATCGTGTTCAACGTTTCGAGCGTGAAGCGAAAGCAGCCTCTGCACTTAATCACCCAAACATTCTGACCATTCACGAGATCGGCGAAGTTGATGGCGCGCATTACATTGTCAGCGAGTTTGTCGAAGGCGAGACACTGCGCGCGATGATCGAACGCAGCAAGCTCAGCGTCAGTGAAGCAATATCAATAGCCGAGCAAGTTGCTGGTGCGCTCAGCGTCGCACACCGCGCTGGAATCATTCATCGCGACATCAAGCCGGAAAACGTGATGGTGCGACCCGACGGATTGGTCAAAGTTCTAGACTTCGGCTTGGCCAAGCTCACGGAGCGTGCCGCAACACCGGCAGAGGTTGATTCACAAGCGCAGATATTGGCCCGGTTGAGCACAGAGCCGGGAGTAGTCATGGGAACGGCGAGCTATATGTCGCCGGAGCAGGCGCGCGGGCAGAAGGTGGATCATCGAACGGACATCTTCAGTTTGGGCGTAATGCTTTACGAGATGGTCGCCGGTTGCAGGCCGTTTGTAGGTACGACGACAAGCGAAACCATCGCTGCGATCCTGCGAGATGAGCCGCCGCCGCTGACTGCACACGAGCCAAATACGCCGCGCGAATTGGAACGCATCATCGGTAAAACGCTGCGCAAGGAGTGTGAAGAGCGGTATCAAATCGCGAAAGACTTGCTCTTTGACCTCAAAAGTTTTCAACAAGAGAGCAATTCAGCCGCCGCTGGCACAGCGATGGAGCGCGGGGCGACGCGGTCGAGGCTTACTATATCCTGGCTGAGGCTGACGCTGGTTGCATCAGTTGCTCTGCTGGCAGTGATCGGTGGGCTTTTATGGTGGTATTTCTGGCGCGAGACGCCGCCGCCAATTGGGCGTTCGCTCCCATTGACCAGCGATCCAGGCTTCGAACTCAACCCAGCGCTCTCGCCTGACAGCAAGCAAGTCGCCTTCGCGTGGAATGGGGACAAGCAGGATAACTTCGACATTTACATCCGGCAGGTCGGCACTCATGCGCGCGCCCAATTGACCAAACATCCTGCCGAAGACCTCAGTCCCGCGTGGTCGCCGGACGGGAACACCATCGCGTTTCTGCGTCGCGTGGACAGTACACGCAACGAACTGTTGTTGATCTCAGCGCTGGGTGGGACTGAGCGCAGATTGGCCGAAGTCGTTATTGCGGATGGTACAAGGGCACGCTTGTCTGCGCTCGCGTGGTCGCCCGACGGACGTTGGCTGGCTGTGGCAGATCGCGCGACGGGAGATGAAACCGAAGGATTGTTTCTGATTTCCGCGCAAACGGGTGAGAAGCGACGATTGACGGGACCACCGACTAACGCGAGCCACGATGCTGCGCCGACTTTTTCTCCTGATGGGCGAACGCTTATGTTCACTCGGATTTCCAGTGTGGTCGCGACGGCGGAGGTGTTCCTCCTCCAGTTGTCAGCGGATTTCGCGCCGGTCGGCGACGCGCGCCCATTGAAGACGAGCGAGCGGTTCATCCGAAGCCCGGTGTGGACGCCGGATGGACGTTCCATTCTCTTTCTCGCCGCCCCCAATCTTGGTTTCCGCGAACAAACACAACTGCGCAAGATCGCGGCTTCAGGCGCAGGTGTATCAGAGCAAGTCGCTGTGCTGGAAGGCGCCATTGAGGAGATGAGTTTGGGCCGCCATCTCGTTTTTACACGATACAGCAATGAAACAGACATCTGGCGTGCCGAAATCCCGCCGCCCGGCCGTCCGCCCGATCAACCACAGCCGTTCATCTCGTCTACGCGCATAGATAACCAGCCCAAGTATTCGCCGGACGGGAAAAAAATTGCCTTCGGGTCAACGCGGTCTGGCGCTCCAGAAATCTGGGTTGCAGATGCCGACGGATCGAATCCGGTGCCACTGACTTCCTTCGGTGGCCCCTTGGTAGGCATCAAGGACTGGTCGCCGGACAGCCAACGACTGGTTTTTCATGCACGTCCTGAAGGGCAAGCCGACATCTTCACGATTCCAGCGTCGGGTGGCGTGCCGAAGCGACTGACGACGGATCCGGCTGATGATACTGCCCCCAGCTATTCCCGCGATGGGCGTTGGATTTACTTCAACAGCGCGCGCTCCGGGCAATACGTGGTTTGGAAGATGCCTGCAGCGGGTGGCGACGCGGTCAAGCTCACGTCGGTTAATAGTGGCACTCCGGTTGAATCGTTCGATGGCAAGACGCTCTACTTCCAACATCTCGGCCCGGAGGGAGGCATTTGGAAAATGCCTGTCGAAGGCGGCGCGGCAGTACAACTCACCGGGCCAATCAATCAATATGCCTATGCAGTCGGCAAGGAAGGGATTTTCTATTCGCCCGCGCCGGACGCCACACAAAAAGGCTCGTTGCAGTTCTTCAGCTTCGCTACCGGAAAAACGCGGACCGTTGTGGTAGCGGACTATCCCATCGGCGGTTTGATTGGTCTTTCTCCCGATCAGCGGTTTCTGGCGTTTGCGCAGCGCGGCCAATACGGCAGGGACTTGATGCTGATCGAGAACTTTGTCGTGCGCTAG
- a CDS encoding peptidylprolyl isomerase, which yields MKFTRILIVLALALIAGSCSKSGGSIAVIDTDFGQIKLKLDAETAPKHVENFTKLAREGFYNGLAFHRAVPGLLIQGGDPNTRTDDRNTWGIGQPGQPRVQAEFSQKPFVRGTLGAARTNDPNSATSQFFICLRPNPGWNGQYTVFGEVIEGIEVVDKIASQPTDPRQNLLNKAVMRKVTIQD from the coding sequence ATGAAATTTACTCGAATTTTGATTGTGTTGGCGCTGGCATTGATCGCTGGCTCTTGTTCAAAAAGTGGCGGCAGCATTGCAGTAATTGACACCGATTTTGGCCAAATCAAGCTCAAGCTGGATGCCGAAACCGCGCCGAAGCATGTCGAAAACTTTACCAAGCTGGCGCGCGAAGGCTTTTATAATGGTTTGGCGTTTCATCGCGCAGTTCCTGGCTTGCTGATTCAAGGTGGCGACCCGAATACGCGAACGGATGATCGAAACACCTGGGGAATAGGGCAACCCGGACAACCAAGGGTTCAAGCTGAATTCAGCCAAAAACCTTTTGTCCGAGGAACGCTTGGAGCGGCGAGAACGAACGACCCCAACAGCGCTACCAGCCAGTTTTTCATCTGTCTTCGGCCAAATCCGGGATGGAATGGTCAGTACACGGTGTTTGGCGAAGTGATCGAAGGCATCGAAGTTGTTGATAAAATAGCCAGCCAGCCCACGGACCCCAGACAAAATCTGTTGAACAAAGCCGTGATGCGGAAAGTCACGATTCAAGACTAA
- a CDS encoding tetratricopeptide repeat protein, whose amino-acid sequence MTASKLTLRFYIQSFLLFVGFWGVVTNAEAQNRREVTASSYIARGNEWLTKGEYVRAESDYTLAIATDPNQANAYCNRANARYQMGKLQEALTDFDRALQLNPRLVDAYVGRGGVRYILGDFDGVLSDSNKAIELNPKLAAAWANRGLAYSYKGDYMDALADYDRAVKLDSRNAETYNNRGVARFWLKDYEGAISDQTQALKLRPVYAEAFSDRGAARQFKGDLDGAMADYNQAVKLNPRFADVWFNRAALWQRKEEWARAEADFTEYIALKPQHADAYAQRGIVRLRQGRANEAQQDFDQCLRLNPSLRRSLEQMIEEAKQQMARQRSPR is encoded by the coding sequence ATGACTGCGAGCAAACTAACTTTGCGCTTTTATATCCAGTCGTTCTTGTTGTTTGTAGGTTTCTGGGGAGTTGTAACAAACGCAGAAGCGCAAAACCGCCGTGAGGTAACAGCATCGTCTTACATCGCGCGGGGAAACGAATGGCTGACCAAAGGCGAATACGTGCGCGCCGAATCCGATTACACGCTCGCCATCGCCACTGATCCGAACCAGGCAAACGCGTATTGCAACCGCGCCAACGCGCGCTATCAGATGGGTAAATTGCAAGAGGCGCTGACCGATTTCGACCGCGCGCTCCAACTCAACCCGCGATTGGTTGATGCTTATGTAGGTCGTGGAGGCGTTCGCTATATACTCGGTGATTTTGACGGCGTGCTCAGCGACAGCAACAAAGCCATCGAGCTTAATCCGAAACTTGCCGCCGCCTGGGCCAACCGTGGTTTGGCATACAGCTACAAAGGCGACTATATGGACGCACTAGCCGATTATGACCGTGCTGTGAAACTCGACTCACGCAACGCCGAAACCTACAACAATCGCGGCGTAGCGCGTTTTTGGCTGAAAGACTATGAGGGCGCGATCAGCGATCAAACCCAGGCGCTCAAACTTCGGCCCGTTTACGCCGAAGCCTTCAGCGACCGGGGCGCGGCGCGGCAGTTCAAGGGAGATCTGGACGGCGCGATGGCCGATTACAACCAAGCCGTCAAGCTCAATCCGCGCTTTGCTGACGTGTGGTTTAATCGCGCTGCTTTGTGGCAACGCAAGGAAGAGTGGGCGCGTGCAGAAGCCGATTTCACTGAATACATTGCGCTCAAACCGCAACACGCCGATGCGTATGCCCAGCGTGGAATTGTGCGCTTACGGCAAGGCCGTGCGAACGAAGCGCAGCAGGATTTCGATCAATGCCTGAGGTTGAATCCGAGCTTGCGGCGGTCACTGGAACAGATGATCGAAGAAGCGAAACAACAAATGGCGCGGCAGCGTTCACCACGCTGA
- the gatB gene encoding Asp-tRNA(Asn)/Glu-tRNA(Gln) amidotransferase subunit GatB, whose product MTTNSSAIFIKDGRAIIRRSIPNRVRSTAFRRKGLAAKSFRLKAVLQTFRKEKEVKAGWEAVIGLEVHAQLNTNSKIFCGCSTEFGQEPNDNTCPVCLGLPGSLPVLNRDVIVNAGKAALALNLKINNESIFARKNYFYPDLPKGYQISQYDKPFSERGVVEILTSERDEGGRPIEWKPKRFGITRAHIEEDAGKSVHDIGDPEKTYVNLNRAGTPLLEIVSEPDFRSSWEAYDYVGFLRRTLQYIGVCDGNMEEGNLRCDANVSVRLTGQEKLGTRAEIKNVNSLRFLQKAIDYEIDRQIALIEAGGEIVQETRLWNEREGKTYTMRSKEDAHDYRYFPEPDLPPLEVSSEWVEALKSGMPELPENRRQRFMRDYELSADESFTLTGERALADYFEATVKASGNIRAAANWVLSELLRELKNADVDIKGGRISPEALGALIRLIDDKTISGKIAKDVFAEMFATGKAPADIVREKGLVQITDTSAIEKVVDEVVAANPKEVESYRAGKVALIGFFVGQVMKASGGKANPKAVNEILKTKLES is encoded by the coding sequence ATGACGACTAATTCCAGCGCCATTTTCATAAAAGATGGCCGTGCTATAATCCGCCGCTCAATCCCCAATAGAGTTCGTAGTACCGCCTTTAGGCGGAAAGGCTTGGCAGCGAAATCATTCCGCCTAAAGGCGGTACTACAAACATTTCGCAAGGAGAAAGAAGTGAAAGCAGGTTGGGAGGCCGTCATCGGTCTGGAAGTTCACGCGCAACTCAATACAAATTCCAAAATCTTCTGTGGTTGTTCAACAGAATTCGGACAGGAACCGAACGACAACACGTGTCCGGTGTGTCTGGGACTGCCAGGGTCACTGCCGGTGTTGAATCGGGACGTCATCGTCAACGCCGGTAAAGCCGCGCTGGCGCTGAATCTGAAGATCAACAACGAATCCATCTTTGCGCGCAAAAATTACTTCTATCCCGACTTGCCAAAGGGGTACCAGATTTCTCAATACGACAAACCCTTTTCTGAACGCGGTGTGGTAGAAATTCTGACCAGCGAACGTGACGAAGGCGGGCGTCCCATTGAATGGAAGCCAAAACGATTCGGCATCACGCGCGCGCACATCGAAGAAGACGCGGGCAAATCCGTTCACGATATTGGCGACCCGGAGAAAACCTACGTCAATTTGAACCGCGCCGGAACTCCGCTGCTGGAAATTGTCAGCGAACCGGATTTTCGTTCCAGTTGGGAAGCATACGATTATGTCGGTTTCCTGCGCCGTACGTTGCAATACATCGGCGTGTGCGACGGCAACATGGAAGAAGGAAACTTACGGTGCGATGCCAATGTATCCGTACGCCTCACAGGACAGGAAAAGCTCGGTACGCGCGCCGAAATCAAAAACGTCAACTCACTGCGGTTTTTGCAAAAAGCCATTGATTACGAAATTGATCGCCAAATCGCCTTGATCGAAGCCGGCGGCGAAATCGTCCAGGAAACACGGCTGTGGAATGAACGCGAAGGCAAAACCTACACGATGCGTTCGAAAGAAGACGCGCACGATTATCGGTACTTTCCCGAACCGGATTTGCCGCCGCTGGAAGTCAGCAGCGAATGGGTTGAAGCATTGAAAAGCGGAATGCCCGAACTGCCCGAAAATCGCCGCCAGCGATTTATGCGCGATTATGAACTGAGCGCCGATGAATCGTTTACGCTGACCGGCGAGCGTGCGCTGGCCGATTATTTTGAAGCGACGGTAAAAGCCTCTGGCAACATCCGCGCAGCGGCAAACTGGGTTTTGTCAGAGCTGTTGCGCGAACTGAAAAATGCAGATGTGGATATCAAAGGCGGCAGAATCAGCCCGGAAGCGCTGGGCGCGCTGATCCGGTTGATTGATGACAAAACCATTTCCGGCAAAATCGCCAAAGATGTTTTTGCTGAAATGTTTGCAACCGGAAAAGCCCCGGCGGATATCGTCAGGGAAAAAGGGCTGGTGCAAATCACTGACACCTCGGCAATTGAAAAAGTCGTGGACGAAGTGGTCGCCGCAAATCCGAAAGAGGTCGAAAGCTATCGCGCTGGCAAAGTAGCGTTGATAGGATTTTTTGTCGGCCAGGTGATGAAAGCTTCCGGCGGTAAAGCTAATCCGAAGGCAGTCAACGAAATTTTGAAAACAAAACTCGAAAGCTGA
- a CDS encoding MBL fold metallo-hydrolase, which produces MRIEKLVIPTPFPVGPINIYLVIEDPLTLVDTGPKTDEALAALRAQLQQLGFAIKDIQRVILTHTHEDHCGLAGTVQRESRARVYVHEWEYQNISQHRKTRVDRGLLQRAGVPAEELERMAGRYELIHRYADAVEDVEAYRDEQEFVFTSGSLRVVHTPGHTPGSSCLLREATRLMLTGDTVLKSITPNPVLNADPIDPRRRFPSLGEYLVSLARIRELSPTLLITSHGGDVTDYEEHFHRSIKHIQERQNKVISLVSKQGVTSWEMSCLLFPKVDNLNRFLAVSESIAHLDLAVAEGKLRMEKREHLEIYLR; this is translated from the coding sequence ATGCGAATCGAAAAACTCGTCATTCCAACTCCCTTTCCGGTCGGCCCGATTAACATCTACTTGGTCATCGAAGACCCGCTGACGCTGGTGGACACCGGCCCGAAAACCGATGAAGCGTTGGCCGCGTTACGCGCGCAGTTGCAGCAGCTCGGATTCGCCATCAAAGACATTCAGCGCGTCATCCTCACGCACACGCACGAAGATCATTGCGGATTGGCGGGAACGGTTCAGCGGGAATCCCGCGCACGCGTGTACGTTCACGAATGGGAATATCAGAACATTTCTCAGCACAGAAAGACCCGCGTGGATCGCGGTTTGTTGCAGAGAGCCGGGGTTCCAGCGGAAGAGCTGGAGCGAATGGCTGGCCGCTACGAATTGATTCACCGCTATGCAGACGCGGTTGAAGACGTCGAAGCATATCGAGACGAACAGGAATTTGTTTTTACTTCGGGCAGTTTGCGCGTTGTTCACACGCCAGGTCATACGCCCGGAAGCTCCTGTTTGCTGCGCGAAGCCACTCGGTTGATGCTGACCGGTGACACAGTATTGAAAAGCATCACGCCAAATCCGGTGTTGAACGCTGACCCGATTGATCCTCGCCGCCGCTTTCCTTCCTTGGGCGAATATCTTGTTTCTTTGGCCAGAATTCGGGAACTTTCTCCTACGTTACTGATAACTTCTCATGGAGGGGACGTTACGGATTACGAAGAGCATTTCCACCGCTCGATCAAACACATCCAGGAGCGGCAAAACAAGGTTATCTCACTTGTCTCAAAACAGGGTGTCACATCTTGGGAAATGTCCTGTCTACTTTTCCCGAAAGTGGACAACCTGAATCGTTTTTTGGCTGTTTCTGAATCCATTGCTCATTTGGATTTGGCTGTCGCCGAAGGAAAATTGCGAATGGAAAAGCGTGAACATCTGGAAATTTATCTTCGATAG
- a CDS encoding formylglycine-generating enzyme family protein encodes MSVNFEPQMVVIPAGEFLMGCETGAANERPAHRVWVDRFAIGRTAVTNRLFRFFLEETGRQAPLGFGDARFHHPDQPVTSVSWFDAFDYCAWLRELTEKPYRLPTEAEWERAARGGLETKLYTWGDEPPQSQPRYAELWLTGPERVGGRPPNGFGLCDISENVHEWCADWYDTGYYAVSPLRNPQGTLKGVRRASRGGSWRHQIKIARVAARSSLPPEYQYNDYGFRCALSL; translated from the coding sequence ATGTCGGTGAACTTCGAGCCGCAAATGGTGGTGATCCCAGCGGGTGAATTCCTGATGGGATGCGAGACGGGCGCGGCGAACGAACGCCCGGCGCATCGCGTCTGGGTGGATCGCTTCGCCATTGGGCGCACGGCAGTGACGAATCGGCTGTTTCGCTTCTTTCTGGAAGAAACGGGACGACAGGCCCCGCTGGGTTTCGGCGATGCGCGCTTCCATCATCCCGACCAACCTGTGACCAGCGTAAGCTGGTTCGACGCTTTCGATTACTGTGCCTGGCTGCGTGAACTTACCGAGAAACCGTATCGCCTGCCGACCGAGGCAGAATGGGAACGTGCGGCGCGTGGCGGATTGGAAACGAAGCTTTACACCTGGGGCGATGAGCCTCCGCAATCACAACCGCGTTACGCCGAATTGTGGCTGACTGGGCCGGAACGCGTGGGCGGGCGTCCGCCGAATGGTTTTGGGCTATGCGACATTTCTGAGAACGTTCACGAATGGTGCGCGGATTGGTACGATACGGGCTATTACGCCGTCTCGCCATTGCGAAATCCGCAAGGGACGCTGAAAGGTGTGCGGCGCGCTTCGCGCGGAGGTTCCTGGCGTCATCAAATCAAAATTGCTCGCGTGGCGGCGCGCAGCAGTCTGCCGCCGGAATATCAATACAACGATTATGGGTTTCGCTGCGCATTAAGTTTATGA
- a CDS encoding DUF2062 domain-containing protein translates to MLRRAFRNLVKLEEPPERTALAFAVGTFIAFSPLLGLHMIIAGLLLMIWRVNRVALFTGVFLTNPWTFPPAIAASWGIGRMIIGSPQIELPRATFSALLTSEFWQSLASQWQQLLPYALGAIVLATIISPISYWLMLTGLRAYRRKFLTGTVPEADLLQAESITERN, encoded by the coding sequence ATGTTGAGGCGTGCGTTCAGAAACCTGGTCAAACTCGAAGAACCGCCGGAACGCACGGCTCTGGCGTTTGCTGTTGGAACTTTCATCGCCTTTTCACCATTGCTTGGCTTGCACATGATTATTGCCGGCTTGTTGTTGATGATCTGGCGTGTAAACAGAGTGGCGCTCTTTACAGGGGTGTTTTTGACCAATCCCTGGACGTTTCCACCGGCAATTGCGGCTTCGTGGGGAATCGGTCGAATGATTATTGGCTCACCACAAATTGAATTGCCGAGAGCTACCTTCAGTGCGCTACTGACTTCGGAATTTTGGCAATCATTGGCGTCGCAATGGCAACAACTGTTGCCATACGCTCTGGGAGCGATTGTTCTTGCGACCATCATTTCGCCGATTTCATATTGGCTGATGCTGACTGGGTTGCGTGCGTATCGCCGCAAATTTCTGACGGGAACTGTGCCCGAAGCCGATCTGCTTCAGGCTGAATCCATCACTGAACGGAATTGA
- a CDS encoding ABC transporter permease — MARQDFRENIWMAFDTLWEHKLRSFLTILGVVIGTTTVIVIAAFVSGIDSQVAQEIESFGTNSIYIFKFDPGFNFNPSAEERQRKPISYEDAVAIRDECPSVEDVSPLMSPVDFLQGPMAERIKIRYQTTEMVNATVQGVLPSYFRMGNTEVTEGRFFTDGEDLTRADVCVIGRDVANTLFPTVIALDKEIMINGRNYRVIGVMKERDLFISPSDDPGNQNKAVYVPYNTIRKVWPNVKENFVMAQAYPGKLDAALDEIRQVLRKRRNVAYSQPDNFGIQTSEGLIQQFKSITGGIFLLMVAISSVGLLIGGIGVMNIMLVSVTERTKEIGVRKAIGARRRDIVLQFLIEAATLTGLGGLAGILIGWGLAALIKLVMPTFVPMWAPIVGFGVSVGLGVGFGLWPAWKAARLDPIEALRYE, encoded by the coding sequence ATGGCTCGTCAGGATTTTCGAGAAAACATTTGGATGGCGTTCGACACTTTGTGGGAACACAAGCTGCGGTCGTTTTTGACGATTCTGGGCGTCGTCATTGGGACGACGACTGTGATTGTGATTGCTGCGTTTGTGTCGGGCATAGATTCCCAGGTCGCCCAGGAGATTGAATCCTTCGGCACGAATTCCATCTACATCTTCAAGTTCGATCCGGGGTTCAACTTCAACCCTTCGGCGGAAGAGCGACAGCGCAAGCCGATCAGCTACGAAGACGCGGTGGCGATTCGCGACGAATGCCCTTCGGTGGAAGATGTGTCTCCGTTGATGTCGCCGGTGGATTTTCTGCAGGGGCCGATGGCCGAACGCATCAAGATTCGGTATCAAACCACGGAAATGGTCAATGCGACGGTGCAGGGAGTTCTGCCGTCTTATTTCCGCATGGGAAATACCGAAGTGACCGAAGGCCGTTTTTTCACCGATGGCGAAGACCTGACGCGGGCGGATGTCTGCGTCATTGGTCGCGATGTTGCCAATACGCTTTTCCCGACCGTCATTGCGCTCGACAAAGAGATTATGATCAACGGTCGCAATTACCGCGTGATTGGCGTGATGAAAGAGCGAGACTTGTTCATTTCGCCTTCGGACGATCCGGGCAATCAAAACAAAGCGGTTTATGTTCCCTACAACACGATTCGAAAGGTCTGGCCGAACGTCAAGGAAAACTTTGTCATGGCGCAAGCCTATCCCGGAAAGCTGGATGCGGCACTGGACGAAATTCGCCAGGTGCTGCGCAAACGCCGCAACGTGGCGTACAGCCAGCCGGACAATTTCGGCATTCAGACTTCAGAAGGCCTGATCCAGCAATTCAAATCCATTACGGGCGGCATTTTCTTGCTGATGGTGGCCATTTCCAGCGTCGGATTGCTGATTGGCGGCATCGGCGTCATGAACATCATGCTGGTCAGCGTCACGGAACGCACCAAGGAAATTGGCGTGCGCAAAGCCATTGGCGCTCGGCGGCGCGACATCGTGCTGCAGTTTCTGATCGAAGCCGCGACGTTGACCGGGTTGGGAGGACTGGCCGGTATTTTGATTGGCTGGGGACTGGCTGCCCTGATCAAACTGGTAATGCCGACTTTCGTTCCGATGTGGGCGCCAATTGTCGGATTCGGTGTATCCGTTGGTTTGGGAGTCGGGTTTGGGTTGTGGCCCGCCTGGAAAGCTGCGCGGCTCGATCCGATTGAAGCGCTGCGTTACGAATAA